Sequence from the Paenibacillus tundrae genome:
TGTTTGGTATCAATAAAGCGGCAATAGCGTGCTTTGGTATTTCTAATGCTCTCCAGTGCAAGCAGTCGTTCTAATCCATTGATCGTTGATTGGCTCATGTGTTGTACCTCCAGAGATGTAAGATAAGTTCGTATCATTCGTGCTATGTATGCAATAAAATTCTTATTCATTGTACCATTCGGTTCCTACCAGGCACAACGACAGACTATACGTTTGCATATTACCCATCTGAGGTATATGTTGAAACATCCTTGCCTAGGCCGTGTCTGAAAGCTCGCCCTACAAAAAAAGCCCAAGAGAAACAGCAGATTTATCTGTTTACGCTTAGACCTTTTTGTTAGGACTTCTATTGCGTTGTAATCAACGCTCAACCGCTATGAAGAATTACATACCTGCACCATGCATCATGCCCGTAAACCTGTGATCGAAGATATCAGTCTGTCAGCCTGTGAATCATACGCTCTGATCTAGCGATCTAGAGTAGGCTGGAGTATTAAACGATCATCTTGTCCAGACTTTACTACTCTGTTCGGGAAGAATGCCATGCCTTCATCTCAGCAGCTAGCTCCGACATTTTGCGATTATTCAGATAGTCCTCCATCTGCTCCTCCGCATGCACCATCACCCTTTGAATCAGACAACTGCCGTTATGGTTCTGTGTACATTCAAATAAAGAAGCCTTTCCTTCAATGGCATGAATAATCTCAAGAAAAGAAGGGTCTGGATTCTTTCGACTCAGACGATAGCCTCCATTTGCTCCCGAGGTCGATTCGATCATTCCTGCTTTGACCAGTTTGGTCAAGATTTTGGACAGATAAGTAGGTGATACTTTCTGAAGCTCTGCCAGCTGATGTACGCTAACCAACTGCTCTGGCTCAGTAATTACAAGATGCAGCATCGTATGCAAGGCATAATTCGTAGCTTTGGAATATTTCATGAGGGCACCTCATTATATACGGATTTAATTTATCCATAATAGACCTGATTAGACGCAGTGTCAAACTTCCCATCTTCTCCAGCTTCGCAGGGTTAATTCACTTTAAGTGCGTGTTCAAAAAGTACGGTTTTCAGTTTGAACAACCTCTTTATGACTAACTATGGTACAAGCCACGGTAATCTGTAGGTGTCATGCCTTCTCTTGCCATAAACTGACGGTTAAAATAACTGGCATTCGGATACCCCGCCTCTTCCGCAATCTGTCCAATATTGGCGGTTGGCCGTTCTAATAACCATTGCTTCGCCATCTGTAACCGAGATCGTGTAATGAACTCCATCGGTGTCATCTCTACAGCACTCTTGAACAATTTACAAAAGTAATACGAGCTCACTCCCGCTAGATCAGCCCAATCCTGTAGCAAGAATGGCTGACAAGCCTCCTGCTGCATCTGTGGAAGTAAGGCCAGCACACGGCTTTCGGCGTTGCTTGTACGTGTATTTTTCAGTGGAACAGCATGCTGAACGAACTCCGCCAATACAGCATAGGTGAGCGTGGACAACTGGGCTGGTCGTAGCATCCGATTCTGTTCCGCTTCGGTGAGCAGCGCCAGATGTGCTTCTTCCCACGGAGCCTGCTGACGCAGCGTCCATAACAGATTACGGTGTAGGCCTCGCTCAATCATATAATCATGCAACCGATCTCCATAAAAATGAACCCAACGTACATCCCATGGATCATCCTCGCTACTGTAATATCGTTGCTGTTGTTGCGGAAAATACAGGACAGCCTGTCCCGCTCGAAGCTCATGCACGATACCGTCTGCTTCAACGTATCCTTTACCTGCAGCAACGTAGTGAATGTTGAAGTTATTGAGTGCACCTGTCTCACGCCAAACGTTATGTTGGGGGTGTTCTGTGTAGTGTCCAATCGACTCGGGATAGCAAAAATAGGGGATATTTTGAAGAGTCAGTAGCGTTGTCTGTCTTAACATAAACCGGTTCTCCTTAAGCAACAATTTTGTGTTAACTATAATCAATATATTATCATTTTAATTCATTCATCTATCTCATATAATCACAATATACATTCATACACAGGAGGAATACAACTATGAATTCAGATCGTAAATTGCGTTGGGGCATTCTTGGTAGCGCTAGCATTGCTGTACGCTCCGTTATTCCGGGTCTGCAACAATCCGAGCTAAACGTGGTTACTGCCATTGCTAGTCGGGATGAAGAAAAAGCGAAACAGACTGCCGACCAACTAGGTATAGATCAAGCTTACGGCAGTTATGAAGCATTACTTGCAGATGACTCGATCGATGCAGTATACATCCCCCTCCCGAACCATCTACACCGGGAATGGACAATTCGCGCCGCAGAAGCAGGGAAGCACATTCTGTGCGAGAAACCACTTGCGCTGACTGCGAAGGAAGCCGAGGAAATGGTTCAGGCTTGTGCGGATGCTAAGGTACAGCTTGCCGAAGCACTCATGTATCGCCATCATCCACGTTATGATCAGATGAAGGAGATTATCGCTAGCGGTGAAATTGGTACAGTTCGCGGGATTCATAGTACGTTTTCATTCAACAATTCAAGTTCGGCCGGTAACGTTCGATTCAAACGGGAATGGGGCGGCGGAGCCCTCTATGATATTGGCTGTTATTCTATCAGTGCTGCGCGTCTAATCCTTGGGCAAGAGCCCACTGCAGCAACGGTGATCGGCATGTTCTCTCCTGAACATGATCATGTGGATATGATGGCTTCAGGATTGCTGGAATTCGATGGCCAGGTTGGTGTCACGTTTGACAGCAGCATGTGGGCTGCCTTCCGCAATACGCTGGAGGTGCTCGGATCAGATGGACGAATTGAAGTACCTTCTGCTTATATCAGCAACCCAGATGCAGGCTCTAACTTCTACGTCACTTCGGGTGGAGATCGTAGAGAAGTCGTTGTTCCACAAGTGAATCACTATTCCCTTCAGGGAGATGACATGGCACGCGCTGTACTTCATGGTGAAGCACTGCGCTTCGTGCCTGCCGATGCAGTAGCCAACATGAAGGTACTCGAAGCTTGCCTTCGCTCAGCAGAAGAACGTACACGAATCACACTTTAAGAGGTTGTTCAAAAAGTTCGCTTTGATTACGAAGCATGCCTAACGGCATCACATTAGCAAATATGGGTTTAGCCAAAATACGAACGATATATAAGGACGGTGTGTGAATATGGAATTTATTACGATTGATGGTGCGGGTAAACGCATCTCCCGCTTAATTAAAGGCACGGACTATTTTGTACATGACGCTTATGAAAAAGTTGCTGCCAATATGGATGCGTTTCTGTCCATCGGTGGGAACACCGTGGATACGGCTCATATCTATTGCGGAGGACAAAGTGAAGAAGTGCTTGGACGTTACATGCAGGAACG
This genomic interval carries:
- a CDS encoding Rrf2 family transcriptional regulator; the protein is MKYSKATNYALHTMLHLVITEPEQLVSVHQLAELQKVSPTYLSKILTKLVKAGMIESTSGANGGYRLSRKNPDPSFLEIIHAIEGKASLFECTQNHNGSCLIQRVMVHAEEQMEDYLNNRKMSELAAEMKAWHSSRTE
- a CDS encoding AraC family transcriptional regulator: MLRQTTLLTLQNIPYFCYPESIGHYTEHPQHNVWRETGALNNFNIHYVAAGKGYVEADGIVHELRAGQAVLYFPQQQQRYYSSEDDPWDVRWVHFYGDRLHDYMIERGLHRNLLWTLRQQAPWEEAHLALLTEAEQNRMLRPAQLSTLTYAVLAEFVQHAVPLKNTRTSNAESRVLALLPQMQQEACQPFLLQDWADLAGVSSYYFCKLFKSAVEMTPMEFITRSRLQMAKQWLLERPTANIGQIAEEAGYPNASYFNRQFMAREGMTPTDYRGLYHS
- a CDS encoding Gfo/Idh/MocA family protein; translation: MNSDRKLRWGILGSASIAVRSVIPGLQQSELNVVTAIASRDEEKAKQTADQLGIDQAYGSYEALLADDSIDAVYIPLPNHLHREWTIRAAEAGKHILCEKPLALTAKEAEEMVQACADAKVQLAEALMYRHHPRYDQMKEIIASGEIGTVRGIHSTFSFNNSSSAGNVRFKREWGGGALYDIGCYSISAARLILGQEPTAATVIGMFSPEHDHVDMMASGLLEFDGQVGVTFDSSMWAAFRNTLEVLGSDGRIEVPSAYISNPDAGSNFYVTSGGDRREVVVPQVNHYSLQGDDMARAVLHGEALRFVPADAVANMKVLEACLRSAEERTRITL